GAGAACATTATAAAAAAGAATCTTGTACTAAAAAAACAGGAAGATGAAATAAAATTACAGAAAACAAATATTCAAAAACAACAAAAATTACAGGATTCACACGCCAAAATACTAAATCAACAAAAAAATGCAATAGAAAAACAACAAAATAATATTAAAGAACAAAATCATATTTTAAACAAACAACTGGCAGAAATTAAACTACAAAAATTATTGCTGTACTTAAGCATTTCTTTTATTTTTATTGTAATGATTTTAGCTTTTATAATTTACAAAGCATATTATTCAAAAAAAATAGTAAACAAACAATTAGAAATTAAAAATAAGGAAGTAATAAATCAAAAAAAGCAACTTGAAAAAAACTATAAAAAAATTGATGATAGTATAAAATATGCAAGTTTTATACAATCTGCAATGCTTCCATCAAAAAAATTAATTTCAAAAAGTTTCCCTCAACATTTTATTTTATATAAACCAAAAGATATAGTTAGCGGCGATTTTTACTGGGTTAAACAAATTAATAAAACAATTTATTTTGTTGCTGCTGATTGTACAGGACATGGAGTACCGGGTGCTTTTATGAGTATGCTTGGAATTTCGTTTTTAAATGAAATTGTAAGAAAAAGCGAAGTTACAAAAGCAAATTTGATATTGGAAGAATTACGTAATCATGTGAAAAGTTCATTACAACAAACAGGAGAAAAACACGAACAACCCGATGGTATGAACATTGCACTATGTATTATTGATACCGATACAAATAAAATGCAATTTGCCGGAGCTAATACACCATTATTCATTATAAGAAATAATAAATTGTTAATAACAATTCCTGATATGAATCCTGTTGGTATTTATTTTAAGGAAATACCTTTTAATAATCATGAAATAGAATTAGAAACCGATGATATTATTTATCTTTTTTCTGATGGTTATGTAGATCAATTCGGAGGAACAAAACAACAAAAATTCACATCAAAAAGATTTAATAAACTCCTTGTTGATATTCATAAAAAACCTATGTCAGAACAAAAACAAATTTTATATGATACTATTGAAAAATGGAGAGGAAATTTTGAACAAATTGATGATATTCTTGTTATGGGAATAAAAATCTAAGGTACTTCAGTATTTTTTATGGATATGACATTTTTAATAACTCTAGTATCGTGACAATTTAATTATGAAACATTCTCAATTAATTACAAATCTCAAATAATAAATTTCAAATAAATCACAAATTCTAATTTTCAATGACCAAAACATGAGTCCACTACAAAAAGTCTATTTTCGCCACCAAAGCACTAAAACACAAAATTCCACCAATGTTATTTGACTGATATTTATAGTTTTGTGAGATTTGGTGTCTTGGTGTTTTAGTGGCATTTTTAATTTCTTTACTTTTCGGAGTGGACTCAAACATTAAATATTCAAGCTATTTTGTGATTTAAGGGTTTTGTGATTTTGAATTTTGGTAAATGGAATTTATTTGTCATTTGAGTATTGTTATTTGTAATTTCATAAAAAAACGTTTTAAAATTAATTTGTCATGATACTAGGCACTCGTAACTTTAGTTCACTTTAAGTACTTATTATTTACAACTTTCAAATTAAAATCATTACATTTATATATTATTTTTCTAAATTGCGTTATATTTAATATTATATACAAAAATATAAATTACTATGGCAAACTTGTTTTTTAAAAATCTATTTGGCGGTATTCCTAAAACAAATAAAATTGAAGAAGAAAGAGCAAATTTAATGTCTGAATACCAATGGTTTAATGAATTTGAAAAATCAGAAGAATTTGCTCATTATCAAAAACTTGATGAATATATTAATTCAAATGAATTTGTTGATTTTAAAAATGAAATACTCGCTAAAAAATTTGAAAATACCGAAGAATATCAAAAATTAAATGAATATAACAAACTGAGCAAATCGAAAAAATTTACTGATTATTACAAATTAAAAGAATCACAAGAATTAGCTGAATATAAATCAACGGATGAATCACAAGAGCTTGCTGATTACATTGAATTAGAAAATTTTGTAAACTCACCTGAATTTGAGGAGTTTAAAAACAGCCTTAAAACAAAAAAGGAAGAAGAAGACCAAAAACTTAAGGAATATAAAACACTAAAAAGCTCAAAAAAATTTAAAGACTATTACAAGTTAAAAGAATCGAAAGAACTTGCCGATTATAAAACAATGGAAAGTTCACAGGAACTTGTCAATTATCTTGAATTAGAAAATTTTGTTAATTCACCTGAATTTGAGGAATTTAAAAACAATCTTAAAATAAAAAAGGAAGAAGAAAACCAAAAACTTAAGGAATACAAAACATTAAATAAATCAAAAAAAATTAAAGACTATTACAAATTAAAAGAATCAAAAGAGCTTGCCGATTATTTAACAATGGAAAGCTCTCAGGAACTTGTCGATTACCTTGAATTGGAAAAATTCGTAAATTCTCCTGAATTTGAAGAGTTTAAAAATAATCTTAAAACAAAAAAGGAAGAAGAAAACCAAAAGTTAAAGAAATATTCCAATTTAAAAAAAGATAACAATTTAAAACTTTACTACAAATTTAAAGATTCCCAATCATTTACAGAGTTTAATAAACTTGAAAATTCAGACGAATTAAACGAATTTCTTGAACTTGAAAAATTTATTAATTCTGATGAATTCAATGAAGCAAAAAAGGAAAAAGATTTTAAGGAAAGTGAAGAATACAAAAAATTTAATAACTACAATGAATTAAAAAATTCAAAAACATTTAAAAATTATTTTAAAGTAAAAAACTCAAAAGAACTTACAAATTATAATAATACTGTTAATTCACAAGAATTAATTGAATTTGAAGAATTAGATAAATATATAAATTCTGACGAATTTAAACAACTTCAGGAATCTCTTATTTTTGAAAATACAGATGATTTTAAAAAGTTTAAAGAATATCAAAATCTGAAAAAATCAAAAAAATTTAAAGATTATTTCAAGTTCAAGGATTCAAAAAAACTCGCCGATTTTAATAGTCTTGACAATTCGCAGGAATTAATTGAATTCGAAGAATTAGAAAAATATATAAATTCAGATGAATTTAAACAACTTCAGGAAACTCTTATTTATGAAAATACAGATGAGTTTAAAAAATTTAAAGAATATCAAAATCTGAAAAAATCAAAAGAATTTAAAAATTATTTCAAGTTTAAAGATTCTAAAAAACTTGCCGATTTTAATATACTTGATAATTCAAAGGAATTAACCGATTATGAAGAACTTGAAAAATACATTAATTCCGAAGAGTTTAAAATGTTGATGGAAACCCTTGTCATTGAAAATACTGATGAGTATAAAAAACAACAGGAATATCTGAAATTAAAAAAGACAAAAAAATTTATTGATTATTTTAAATTTAAAAACTCATCAAAATTTGCTGATTTTCAAATGCTTGACGGTTCACAGGAATTAACTGATTATGAAGAGCTTGAAGAAATGGTAAAATCAAAAGAATTTCTTGATTTTAAAGCATATATGGAAGACAAGAAAAAATTTGAGAAAACTGACGACTATGCAAAAGAACAGGAATATTTTCAACTAAAAAAATCAGAAGATGTTGTAAAATACTACAGATACAAGCCTTCAGATATGTTTGATGAACTGAAAAAATGGGAACTTACATTCGAAGAAGAATTTAATTCTAATGAATTAGATACTTCAAAATGGATGACTTCATATTTTTGGGGTAAAGCATTACTGAACAAACCATATTCACTTGAATCTGATAAACATTTACCAACAGACGGAAAAAATATAGAAATAAATGACAGTATTTTAAAGATAATAACAAAAAAAGAAAATATTGAAGGACTATCATGGAATACTGAATTAGGTTTTATTCCTAAAAAATTTGAATATACTTCAGGATTAATTTGTACAGGACATAGTTTCAGACAAAAATACGGACGTTTTGAAGCAAAAATAAAACTTAACTTTGCTCATCCTGTTAATCATGCATTTTGGATGGCATCTGAACAAATGTTACCGCAAATTGATATTTTTAATTACCGGACTAAAAAGAAAAATAAAACCCTTATGACAAATCATTGGAGAAATGTTAGCGAACAAAACGGAACAAAAAGGAAAATTTCAAATATTGGCGGAATTGATTTCAGTAATGATTATTTTATTTATTCACTCGATTGGACACCCGAAAAATTAACATGGAAAATTAATAACATCCCTGTAAAAACCGAAACCGAAGGAATACCTGAAAATGAAATGTACATTATTTTAAGTTCAGGGGTAGCTGAAAAAACAGAAGATAACAAACTACCTGCTTCAATGGAAATTGACTGGATAAAAGTTTATAAAGAAGTGGAAGGCTCTGAAAGTTAGTAAAATAATTTAACTTTTGGTATCTCTGCTATGCGAAGTCAGAGACTTTGCCGAGCGGGGTATAAGTTTAACGAAAAAAGAATGCTTATTATGGTTAAGATTGTTGTTAGTTTGTTCATGTTTTTTTATTTTTTTAGACTTGGAAAGTAAAAAATTTATCAATATAAAAACCCAAATAACCATAGAGGAATTTTATTACCAAAACCGTATTCAATGTCATCTGCTACTATGAATGAATTTTTAATTCCTGCAATTTGTTTTTGAGTTTTATTTTTACCTCCAACTTCAAATAAATATTTATTATCTATTAAAAAATCACCTACTTTAGGGTAAGCTACCAAGTGTTTTGCCATTAGCTGATTTAAAAAAAATGTTTCCCTTATAGTTCCAATATTAGGATTGTTGTGAAGCGCATACATTAAGGTAGTATTATTAAGATAAATCTTATCCGGTTTTCGCAATAATGAACCTGCAACACCTGTATGTGTTATAAAATTGATTATTCCTGCTCCTGATAATAAATATATGTACTTAAGTAGCATATCACGGCTTGTTCCAACTTTTTTGCTTAATTCGCTAATATTCGGCTTAAAAGGAACTGCAGTGGTTATTAAATATAATAATTTCTTTAATTTAACACTGGTTTCATAAGTAATATTCTCTATTGCAGGTATATCGTTATCAATAATTATATTAATTACAGAATTGAGTTTATCGTAAAATTGAATGTCTTTTCTTTTTACAAAAGGATAAGCTCCTTGTTGAAGATATTCCTTGTGTAAAGGTATCGTTTTTATTTCTTTATTTATATCTGTTGCAATAGATTCATGATTTATAATAATTTCATCCAGCTTAATAATTTGGAAGTTATTACCATACATTAACGATAAATACTCTCTAAACGACATTTCATGCAAATGATACACCGATGCCCTTCTACTAAGGTCAGCTTCTCCTTTTTTTATTTCTAAGGCAGAAGAACCTGTTGCCACAATTTTTAATTCAGGATAAAAATCATAAATGTTTTTTAGCTCTTTTGACCACGAAACATATCGGTGTATTTCATCAATAAATAAATGTGTTCCACCATTTATTACGAATTTCTCTACTAAATTGGAAAGTGTATTATGCGCAAAATATATATCATCTAAAGATATATAAAGTGATTTATTAAAATCCTGAATATTGCTTTTAATATATTGCAACATTAATGTTGTTTTACCAACACCTCTTTGTCCTTTAATAATAATAAAATTGCTATTCCAATCTATATCATTATATAAATATCTTTTAAAATCAGTTTTTATAAAGTTTAAAAGCCTTAAATATTTTCTTCGTAATAATTCCATTTTGCAAATATATGTGTTTTGTTGGTTCTAACAAACAATTTATGTATTTATTTGCAGGTTACAGGGTGCAGTTTGTTTTGTTTTTTCTTTAGAAAACCTAACAGGTTTTAAAAA
This window of the Bacteroidales bacterium genome carries:
- a CDS encoding DUF4154 domain-containing protein; this encodes MKNNLTKHIFILFLFLTISINIFSQSMTLAKNKAVHIYVFGNYINWENIDSIKTFKIGIYGNDTELYNELNKITKNKFLKGKPIEILLFEKFEEIENTQILYVSPNRNNEINNLLHKKNTLLITVNNKYETSMINFLFKESTLKFEINEKNIEQENLTILPKLLAMVKTKSELQELYIKTEEILENERKQIELQKKKITEQAETISLQKNEIEKKKTTINKQEEKIVQQKSRINRQNIVLENQKKDITQQQENIIKKNLVLKKQEDEIKLQKTNIQKQQKLQDSHAKILNQQKNAIEKQQNNIKEQNHILNKQLAEIKLQKLLLYLSISFIFIVMILAFIIYKAYYSKKIVNKQLEIKNKEVINQKKQLEKNYKKIDDSIKYASFIQSAMLPSKKLISKSFPQHFILYKPKDIVSGDFYWVKQINKTIYFVAADCTGHGVPGAFMSMLGISFLNEIVRKSEVTKANLILEELRNHVKSSLQQTGEKHEQPDGMNIALCIIDTDTNKMQFAGANTPLFIIRNNKLLITIPDMNPVGIYFKEIPFNNHEIELETDDIIYLFSDGYVDQFGGTKQQKFTSKRFNKLLVDIHKKPMSEQKQILYDTIEKWRGNFEQIDDILVMGIKI
- a CDS encoding family 16 glycosylhydrolase, which encodes MANLFFKNLFGGIPKTNKIEEERANLMSEYQWFNEFEKSEEFAHYQKLDEYINSNEFVDFKNEILAKKFENTEEYQKLNEYNKLSKSKKFTDYYKLKESQELAEYKSTDESQELADYIELENFVNSPEFEEFKNSLKTKKEEEDQKLKEYKTLKSSKKFKDYYKLKESKELADYKTMESSQELVNYLELENFVNSPEFEEFKNNLKIKKEEENQKLKEYKTLNKSKKIKDYYKLKESKELADYLTMESSQELVDYLELEKFVNSPEFEEFKNNLKTKKEEENQKLKKYSNLKKDNNLKLYYKFKDSQSFTEFNKLENSDELNEFLELEKFINSDEFNEAKKEKDFKESEEYKKFNNYNELKNSKTFKNYFKVKNSKELTNYNNTVNSQELIEFEELDKYINSDEFKQLQESLIFENTDDFKKFKEYQNLKKSKKFKDYFKFKDSKKLADFNSLDNSQELIEFEELEKYINSDEFKQLQETLIYENTDEFKKFKEYQNLKKSKEFKNYFKFKDSKKLADFNILDNSKELTDYEELEKYINSEEFKMLMETLVIENTDEYKKQQEYLKLKKTKKFIDYFKFKNSSKFADFQMLDGSQELTDYEELEEMVKSKEFLDFKAYMEDKKKFEKTDDYAKEQEYFQLKKSEDVVKYYRYKPSDMFDELKKWELTFEEEFNSNELDTSKWMTSYFWGKALLNKPYSLESDKHLPTDGKNIEINDSILKIITKKENIEGLSWNTELGFIPKKFEYTSGLICTGHSFRQKYGRFEAKIKLNFAHPVNHAFWMASEQMLPQIDIFNYRTKKKNKTLMTNHWRNVSEQNGTKRKISNIGGIDFSNDYFIYSLDWTPEKLTWKINNIPVKTETEGIPENEMYIILSSGVAEKTEDNKLPASMEIDWIKVYKEVEGSES
- a CDS encoding AAA family ATPase; this translates as MELLRRKYLRLLNFIKTDFKRYLYNDIDWNSNFIIIKGQRGVGKTTLMLQYIKSNIQDFNKSLYISLDDIYFAHNTLSNLVEKFVINGGTHLFIDEIHRYVSWSKELKNIYDFYPELKIVATGSSALEIKKGEADLSRRASVYHLHEMSFREYLSLMYGNNFQIIKLDEIIINHESIATDINKEIKTIPLHKEYLQQGAYPFVKRKDIQFYDKLNSVINIIIDNDIPAIENITYETSVKLKKLLYLITTAVPFKPNISELSKKVGTSRDMLLKYIYLLSGAGIINFITHTGVAGSLLRKPDKIYLNNTTLMYALHNNPNIGTIRETFFLNQLMAKHLVAYPKVGDFLIDNKYLFEVGGKNKTQKQIAGIKNSFIVADDIEYGFGNKIPLWLFGFLY